The Armatimonadota bacterium DNA window TAAAGTAGCGCAGACTGACGGAGCGCAGGCCGTATGCCTGGTCGTACCAGCCTAACATCCGCTCCATGACGAGTTTGGTCTCGCCGTATGGGTTGGTGGGCGATTTGGGGCAAGATTCATCTATTGGAATGCTCTCCGGTTCGCCGTAGACGGCGGCGGAAGAGGAGAAGATCATCATCTTGACGCCGCGGCGCTGCATGGCTTCTAACAGGCGGCAGCATCCGACGACGTTGTTATCGTAGTAAAGATCAGGCAAGCGCATCGATTCGCCGACCGATGCATAGGCCGCAAAGTGCATGACGCACTCGATCGAGCGGTTTGAAAAGAGGCGATTAAGGTCGTCCGGATTGCGCAAGTCGCCTTGGACCAGTTCGGCGCCGCTCACGGCTTCAAGATGGCCTTTGGAGAGGTTGTCGAACACGACGACCGGTTCGCCCTTCTTTCTTAGATACTTCACCATGTGCGAGCCGATATAGCCCGCGCCGCCGACGACAGCGATCATATCTCCTCCTTGCGCCTGGCTTCTATTTTGGCCGCCTCGGAGTTGCGACCGCAGGCTCTTAAGGCGTTGGCCAGCGCAGTCCATGCTCTCGGTCCGGCGTTTGGCAGAGCGGCGGCTTTTTGCAGCAGCGTTACTGCTTGCTCTGGCTGACCGAGAGACAGCAGTCGCACTCCCAGGAGCGTTTGGGCTTGCCAGTCGCTGGCCGCTTGTTTGAGGCCTTCGACGGCGGACCAGTGGCCAGGCATATCGCTGCCAAGGTCTCCTCTTTGCGCCAATTTGTGCTGCTCGGCAGACCCTGCGGCCCATTGGGGCTGCAACGAGTAGAGCCATGCTAGTTGATGCCTTAGACGAGCGTTATGATGGGCAAGGACGGTGCAGAGTCGGGCCGCGTCTTCCAGCATTCCTGCATCGACGTAGCCGCCGACGGCCGATTCCATTGCGCTGGGATGGTCGAACAGCGGTTTGACGATCGATTCATCGTCGGAGTCCATGCCCAGAAACGTCTCGGCTCGGTGCATCGGGTCGAACGGCGCGAGCGCCCACGCTGCCGCCATCGCCTCTTCTCTGCCCTCTTGCGACCG harbors:
- the galE gene encoding UDP-glucose 4-epimerase GalE is translated as MIAVVGGAGYIGSHMVKYLRKKGEPVVVFDNLSKGHLEAVSGAELVQGDLRNPDDLNRLFSNRSIECVMHFAAYASVGESMRLPDLYYDNNVVGCCRLLEAMQRRGVKMMIFSSSAAVYGEPESIPIDESCPKSPTNPYGETKLVMERMLGWYDQAYGLRSVSLRYFNAAGADPEGELGEDHDPEEHLIPIVLQVALGKRAGMKVFGADWPTPDGSCVRDYVHIWDLAQAHYQALQRLRSGAQTSAYNLGNGKGYSVLQVIQAAEKVTDRRIAWEPAPRRPGDPATLVASSERALGELGWQPDYPDLEEIVRHAWVWHQTHPDGY